Part of the Bacteroidetes bacterium GWF2_43_63 genome, TCCACATGCGCGAAGCGCCACATATGCGCAGCATCACATTTTCACATCATTGTATCAGCGTTCAGTAGCCAGTTCTGTTTCACTCACCACTGACCACTTACAACACGGCTTTCTTTATGCAGGCAGCCCGATCACTGCACCGTCAGGTAAGGGCTGATTTTTTTGTAAACTTCTTCGGTGACCAGCGCCGATTTTTTGATATCGGTGAGCACTTTGTATTCTCCGTGCTGCTTGCGGTAATTGATGAGCGACAATGAAATGTTGTAGCCGAAATATGGATGGCCTTTCAATTCATCAAAAGTAACTGTGTTGATGTTTATCTTACGCACCAGATATGGGTTTACAAAAAGCGATGGAGAAATCTCGGCGAATTTCAATGAATCAATTCCTTTTACTTCTTTCAGCTGATCAATGCTGATATATCCGTGAATCCTGCTCCGGTAGCTGACAATGCGCATTGCAAAGGCAGGGCCGATGCCTCTCACTTTCATCAAGGCGGAGGTATCTGCTGAATTAATTTCAACACGCACGACTTCTTTTTTTTCATACGAAGAAGCTTTGTAATCGGGCTTCTGAGCTTGTTTTTCAGGAAGCTGAATAAATGGCTCAAGCACCAAATATTCTTCTTCGCTGATGGTATACATTTTTGCAAAGTCTTTTTTGATGCGGAATTCGCCACCTTTCTGCCGGTAATTCAGAATAGACTTTGTTTGCTTATCAGTGAGCCCAAGCCGCTTCCAGCCGTCAGCATCGAGCTCGTTTGGATTAAATGCAAATGGATTCAGCTTCGATTTTGCAGATGAATAACCGGGCGCATCGAGATCACTTTTAATATTGTTGTATTGCTTATCGTCGCTACAGATGCTGCTTTCCCAGGCCAGAATCTGTTGTTCAAATTGCGAAAAATCAGTATCAGCTACGCTGGTTTTTGCGGAGCGAAGAAATGAAGAAAGCAGAATAACAGTTATAAAAATCGAAATCAGAAGCCAGATTCCGGCTTTTTCGGTTTTGGATAAATTCAGAAATTCCTTAATGAATTTGAATCGGTTCATGCATTATGGTAATCGTACGACGTAGCCGAAATATTCCCGTTCGACTCCCTTGTACGTTCTGACAGTAATGTGATAGGCAAAAACTTCTGTGGAGTTCTCATCGTATCGCTTTCCTGTAATGTCGCCGTCCCAGGGTTGGTTGATATCGGTGCTCAAATATACAAGATTTCCCCGACGACTGTAAATTCTCATTTCAAAATAATCGAGGGTAATGCCAGCGCCGACGGGAGCAAATTTGTCGTTGTGTCCGTCACCATTGGGAGAGAACGCGTTGGGCATGAATAACAAAAATTCTTCAGAAAGATTCAAACCTTCATATATAGTGTCACCGCCTTCTGCTTTCAATCCTGAAAAAGAAAGAACCATCACGAGCGCTAAAAACCACTTTTTCATCATTGTAAATTTACTGCAAAGATACATTAAAGCCAGGAATAGTTGCACGAAAGCTGTTGAATATCAGGATTTGAGGTGTTAAGTTTATAGATAAACAGACACAAATCTTCCGTAAAGATGTTTAACTTGATTTTAGAAGGCGATTTTTCACACATTGTCTTACGCAATCAGATCGGGGACATTTTGTTTCAATCAGTTCTGCAATGTGAAATGGTATTCAACGGTAAAAATTTTCTGCCTGAGCAGGAATAATTCGTTGGCAACACCTTCTTTTTCGTCAACTATGTCGGTCAGTACACCCCATCTATCAAAATCTGCGTCGGTAAGCGCTTCTGCATCCTTGGAATATATTTTTATCATTTCTTTATATTCGTTATCAGCCACACTTTTGAATTCATTAACCAGCTCTATCATTGCTTTTCTGAAGGTGTCTGTTTCGTCAAAAGGTGCTATATCTTTGTATTTCTTAGCCAATGTATACAGAAAGGCCGCGTATATTTTAAAACTGTTTTCAATGTCCGAAATATCTTTTCCATCAACAATGGCGTCAATAAAGTCGGACTCTAAATCAAGCATTTTTTTCTGATCATGTACGATCGTATCGTTCCAGGCAACGGCTCTGTCAACTGCATCTGCGTCTTTTTCAGAAGTGTCAATTCTGGAGAGTATTTCTACTTCGTAAGCCGAAATCTTTTGCGTCAACTCATCCGCTTCCACTATTTTTGGCTCAAGCTGCTCAAATAGTTCTCTTCCCGCTAATTCACAACTGTCCAGTCTTAATTGCAAGACAGCATTTGATAACCTAAGCATTTCGTTTTCCAGCTGTAATTCTTTTTTGCTTTGCGCCGATAAGGGGCCATTAAAAAAAAGAGCAACGATTGCAAAAAAAAGTATCAGGGTCGATTTCATAAGATGTAATTCAGTTTTTTGTCCGGACGGCCACATTGATGCAAAAGTATGAAAAATCCGGTTTCCAGGGAGTGTATTGCGGCAGGCTTTCAGCGCACAGCAACAAAAAACAGCCACGCGACGGCATGGCTGTTTGTGATTGGGTGGCGGAGAGACAGGGATAAAAACCCACTCGTCAACCTCCGATATACACTCATAAACAAAGAATTTTTAAGTTAGTCCACTCAAAAATCCACTTGGCTTTTTTAGCGTTATGAGCTGAATATAAAGAACTTAGCTTTTCGGCACTGCAAAGATATACATTATTTCATTAAAAATCAAACCTTTTAAATAATAATATTAGTGCTTCATAGGCATGTATTCGCATTATATCGACAGCCACCTTTCGTTTGCTTTTTTACTTTTTTAATCAAAAAAAATCACTCTTGACAAGACTCAAAGATTTTTGTACAATTCCATGATTTTTGTAGCTAAAAACCACAATAAAACCGCGATTTTGTAGTTTTTTAACAACACGTTTTAATTTAGTCAAATGTGCTTTGACAAGATTCACATAGGAGTGTATTGTGAAATTGTCCAGGGAAAATACTTCCCTGAAATACCGCGGTTCAGTAACCGGTTGGTATTGGAAAATCTTGTCCTTGAGGCGCAGACTACCACGGTCGCAGTGATATCAGCAGGGGATAATCCCAATGCATATCTCGGCAGTATTGACCTGCTTGCTTTTGGTTATAAAAACAAAGATGATTACCTGACTGAAGTGGTAAAGCGACCAGATGGGAAATTTGAAATTCAGATACGCCCTGTCAAAATCTATGAACTGCATGAGAGAATAAAGATACCCCTGTTTGGAAGCATTAAGAGCAAATACTATTGTGAACTGATTTGTGACGAATTTGAAAGAATTAAGATACGGGCTGGCTGGATGCTCGAATTCTGCAACGACCGCGATTTGGTATGCGCCTATGCGCTCAAACATATTCAAAAGGCCAAGCAGTTGTTTGCCGAGTCCAAAAGAGCCCTGAACGAGATTCAGGAAACAATGGTTGCTGAAAACATCTACATTTTGATAATTCTGAATATTTTCATTGTCCGCACAATCCTTTTCTACCAGCACCTGTTCAGGCCCTACATCAATGCGCCGGAAGAAAAAAAAGAAATTATGTTTTTTGAAATTCTTGAAGAAATATCATTCAGCAAAATCGACAAAATTCTGAAGGATTATCTGATGCAGAACCTGGAGTCTTTGCAAAAGTCTTTTCTTGGAAACACTGCAGATCCGGGTATATCCATGCTGAGAAGCTTTATCAATTGCGGAAAGACTTTTTCAAACAACATGAAGACCAATGAAAACATTGGCAATGTGAAATATCAACCCATCAAAATCAATGGTCAGATCAACGTTCTGGTGGATATATTCACTCAGTTGATTGACCAACAAAGAACTCCCGATGGGCCATTCCTTGAAACCTCGCGCGAAAACCTCGAAGCCTTTTTAGTGGCTAACTTCGTTGACAGGAATAACAAGCCTTTGAGCTCACCCACTATTAATACTTTGTTGAAGCCATACCGGGTTGACAAGCATATCAAGCAGGACAACCCCAAAAGAATTGACCTTTCCGGCCTTTTTGAAACAGAGGAATGAGCCAGCAAAGTGCAAAAAGGGTCTTTTCAGGTACCTGAGACCCTTTTAAGACTAAAAGACCGTTTTTTCCTGCGTATTCTTGCTTTGGTTTTAGTTGCAACGAACCATCAACAGATTGTTTAACTTTTAAAATCAAACCAAGATGGACGTAATAACCATAGAATCCGAAGCCTTCGCCGCAATAGTCAGGCGCATTGACGACATTGAACAGAAAATTCTGGACATAGTAAAGAAAGCTCATAACCCGCTGGCCGATCGCTGGCTCGACAACTCAGAGGTTTGTCGGGTTCTCAGTATCAGCAAGCGATTATTGCAGACGTATCGCGATGACAAAAAGATTCCCTTCTCCCAGATCCACCACAAGATCTACTTCAAAGCCTCCGATGTACAGAAATTTCTCACGAAAAACTACAAACCCTTGCTTGGGTATTGAAAAACCCTCCAAAAACAACAAAATCACAAAAATGATCCGGCAATTTCCTCCGCCGGGTCATTTTTTTGTTTATTTCCGGACGAAATTCGGGCAATTCCAGACGATTTTGGGCGTTTTTCAGGCAATTTCGGACGAAAATGGACGAAAACCGGGCAATTTTGGACGATTTTGGATAATTTTGGGTAAAATCGGGTAAATCTCAGATGATTGTCAGATGATTTTGAGTAATTCCGGGGAGGTTTTGGGGAGGATATTGTTTTGGATTTGAGTGTTTTCAATTAAAAGTATCAAGCTTTACTCAAAAAGTCATTCTGTATAATAACCAATTATTAGAAAAAGGGGGAATCTAGCACTCAGCTGAATTGAAAAAGACACATAGCTTGACTAATAATAGTTAAGTTGTTTGAATGAGCAATGGGAAAGGCTTTGAAGTATAGAAATCATTTGTCCTACTTTTGATTTGTATTCAAATATTTGACGTTCAATTCACAATTATTTGTATTTTAGCCCAGAGAAACATTCTGATAGATTGAATTGAAGAAAATATAATGGCTACAAACAAGCATGCTACAATGAGATATTTGGCGCTGGACCGTTGCTTTAGCAACTTTGGCCGCAAGTACTTTGTTGAAGATCTTATTGTGGCTTGTAATGATGCTATTTTCGAATTTGCAGGAATTTCTGATGGAATAAAGAGGAGACAAGTTTTTGATGATATCACTTTTATGGAAAGTGATCAAGGTTGGGCCATACCTCTTGAGCGCATCAAAGAAGGCCGACGGGTCTATTATCGATACTCAGACAAATCATTTTCAATTACAAATCAAGGAATTAATCAATCTGAAGCAAAACAACTAAGCGAGACGCTATCGATTCTTTCCCGGTTTAAAGGCATGCCACAATTTGACTGGATTGATGAAATACAAATTCGCCTGGTAGACACGTTTAAATTATCAGATCATTCTAAATCAGTAGTTGCTTTCGAGCAGAATCCATTCTTGAAAGGGCTAAGCCATTTTTCGGATTTATTTAATGCCATAAAGAACCAGAAAGCTTTAGAAATCGAGTATCAAGGATTTAAACAAGATAGCCCTGTAGAACTTGTTTTTCATCCATGGTTTTTGAAAGAATTCAATGACAGATGGTTTTTATTTGGTTTAAACGATGGGTACAACTCAATCTCGAATCTGGCAATTGACAGAATAAAATCAATAAAAGAGTCGAAAAAAACATACATTGAAAACCTTGACATAGATTTTGATGATTACTTTTTTGATGTAATCGGTGTTACAGTGAAAGAAAATGCCAAAGTTGAGAAAATTAAAATCATTGTTTCTGATGAAGTCTGGCCTTATATTGAAAGCAAGCCGCTTCATGGGTCACAAAGAATTAAGCGAAAAACCCAATCGGGGGTAGAAATCGAGCTTACAGTGCAAATTAATCATGAATTAAATGCGCTTTTGTTTTCGTACATGGATGCTATTGAAGTGCTTGAACCAGAACCACTTAGGGTGTTGTTTAAAAAAAGGTCAGAAATCATTTATAATAAATACCTTTGACCTATGCGCTTGTACTGCACAGATGTATTTCACCTTTGCTTCATCAATCAAATAATTGTTTATGATGAAGAACGCTAATACCATCTCGGCCACAACTATTGAGAATATTAAGACTCGCATTTGGTCAGTATTCAATGTTTTAAGAAATGAAAACGTTGTGGCAAGAGATTATTACATCGTTTTGTTTTTTTTGTCTGTATTTAAAGATGGTATAATTTCAAAAGAAACTCTTTTTTCTGAGACAGATCTGAAAAAGATGATTTGTAAAACAATTAACGAATCTTCAAATGAGACAATAGTTAGATACAGGCCTTTATTGGATAGTTTCAAGTCAGGTATTGAAAACATGAGCGATATTGGAATTCGTGAGATTTTTCAGGTATTCCATGGACTTGATAAAAAGTGTCTTTCTGAAAATTTTCCAGATATTTTTGATAGTATACTCTATCGTATTTCACAATCTCAAGGTCGATTTGGTGGAGAGTACATACAACCAATTGAGCTTACTCGACTCATTAATGCATTGGCTGGAAACTCTGCTAAAATATTTAATCCATTTGCTGGTTTTGCATCATTTGGGGTAATTCTGAACGATAATGAAAAGTATTTCGGGCAAGAAATTGACCAACGCACATGGGCTATTGGGACACTACGAATTTTGGCTCATGAAATAGGAAATCAGGTAAAATATATCTGTGATGACTCAATAAAACATTGGCCTAAATCATTAGAAAAATTTGACCTTATTGTTGCCAATCCTCCATTTGGAATGCGTATTGGGAATTATTATCATGACATTGCAGGTAACTACAGTACAGTTGAATCATTTTTTATTGATAGAGGACTATCGTCCCTAACAAAAAGTGGAAAATTAATAGCTTTAATTCCACAAGGATTTCTTTTCCAAAGTGGACAAGCACGGCAGCTGAGAGAGCGCCTTTTAGATCAGGATCTGGTAGATGCCGTAATTTCATTTCCTGGAGGATTGCTTTATAACACAGGAATGTCATTGGCAATTTTAGTTATTAGCAAGAAAAAAGATACTCCAGGTTTTGTTCGGTTCATTGATGGTACGGCTTTCATTGAAACAAATTCCAGAAGGGAAAAACAACTCAATGATATTGCTATGATTTCGGCCATTTCTGACAACAAGAATGCAAAATTCGTTCGACACATTGAGATTGAAAAAGTTTGGGACCAGGATTATAACTTAAGTGTGTCAAGGTATTTTCGAAAGGAAATAGATGGAGTAAAACTCAGAGAGATTCTTGAGGTTGTGAGAGGCGAAAGAGCAAATATTCCAGCCACAGGAAAATTTATCCAAATTAAAAACTTGAAAGATGATAAATTCAATTTCAAGTTGGATCTTTCATCCCTAGAGGACATGGAATTAAGAAGGCCGGCTGTTCGTATGATTAATGAGTCTTGCTTGCTTCTGGCAACGCGATGGAGAACGATTAAACCAACCTATTTTGAGTATATTAATGAATCCTTATTCCTAAGTCAAGATATTCTCTCGTTCAAAATTGATGAATCAATTGTTGACCTAAAATATTTAATCAACGAATTACATGCAGACTATGTCCTGGAACAGCTTGAATTTGTGAGAACAGGGGCTATTATTCCATCATTAAGGAAAGAGGATATTCTAGATGCCGTTATTAAACTGCCATCTTTAGCAGAGCAACGAGCTAAAGTTCAAGGTCTTTTTGAGCTTTCAAATAAAATTCAAAAACTTCAGGATGAACGTGATGCTTTGGCTCACGGAAAGTTAATCAGGCAATTCAATGAATTTTCTTCTTTAAAACATACATTGGGAAGGCCTCGGCAGAATATTCTTGATTGGTCAGACAATTTGCTTGATTTTTTAAATAGGAAAAATGAAGGATTTGAATTATTAAATAAGGCATTCGCTGAATTTTATGACATTGATATCATTTCGGCGTTAAAAGAAATCAAACGAGATACAAATTTCATTACTGACGTTCTTGAAAAAGGTGAAAATGGCCTTGTTCTTTCTGAATATGAAAAGCAAACAATCTCGCTTTTAGAAATAAATAGCATTGTTGGTGAACTTTCAAATAATGGATTCATCTTTAAAATTAAAAAGTTGTTACTTAAAGGCGAAAAATTAAAAGAAAGAGGAATTTATGCGAATAGAACACTTTTTAAAATATTACTGGACAACCTCTTGACGAATGCTAATAAATATGCCTTTGACAAAAAGGCAGCAGGAAACGATGTGATTATTGAATTAACAGTGGTTGAAACTTCTCTTTTGCTTGAGATTAAAAATAACGGAAAGCCTTTCCCGAAAAACTTCGATAGGGAGAAATTCATTACCAAATATTCCACAGCTGACTCACAGAATGGTAGTGGTATAGGCGGGTATGACATTCACAGAATTGCAACAGAATTTAATAACCCAGATTGGATTTTATCATTGAACAAGGACCCATTGTTTCCTGTGATATTTATTTTTCAATTTCCAATCAAACTAATAAATTGATTATGGAAGATAAAATTTACAATATTTTGTGGATAGACGATGAACATGAAACCCTTACTGGACTGAAAGGCAGAGCAAAGCGAAACAGCATTAATTTGATGCCATTTAAATCATTGAATAATGGCATGGATGAATTGGAACGGAATTATTCATTCTATGATGGTATTTTGTTTGACGCTAAAATCTTTGAAAACGAAGATGATGTAAAAGGCACAGAAGACACCTACAACTTATTTAGAGCAACGGAGCGGATGCTTCAAATTGACAAGAAGTTTGAGGTGTTTGTTCTTACAGGCCAGTCGGAGGCTTATGAAGACAAAACCTTTAAAAAAGCTTATACCAGGGTTTACAAAAAAGGCAGTGACGAGGAAATTGACCGTTTATTTAAAGAGATTAAGCTTTCTTCTGACAAACAAGAAGACACTCAAATCCGCCATTGCTATAAACGTGTATTTGAAGTTTGTACGAAAAAATACATTGGTGAACATGCAGGGCATGATATTTTGAGCTTGTTGAAAGTCAATAACGAGGCTGATATTGACAATCACCTAAATACCATCAGAAAAATTATTGAAGACCTTTTTTTCGCATTCAATAAATTAGGCTTATTACCTGATGAATTTGTGAAGCCATTTGTTGCTTTAAATGAAAGCAGTAAGTTTTTGACAGGAAAAGGCTCAAATGAAACCTTATTTATAGAAAAGGGATATCGTCATTCACAAGAAACTCATCTTCCACCCCTAATCGCATCGTATTTGAGATGTATTTTATCTGTAACGCAAGCAGGGTCTCATAGATCAAGTATTGATTTATATTTAAAGACCATCAAAACGCCATACCTTTTCAAAAGTGTTCTTTTTCAGCTTTTAGATGTGTTGGTTTGGTTTAAAATGCATGTAGATTCTAATCCAAAAACTGAGAATTGGGTAAAAGTTGAAGCTGTTAAAGATATATGCGAGTCAACAGTTGAACTGATCCCCGGTAAAGTCATCAACATTAATTCTAAAGCGGGCTTTGCATTCTTCAAGCCTGATAATGGCTCCCCAAATGCCTATATACCAAGTGTTTTGGTTACTGAATTTTCCTTGTGTGAAAATCAACGAATTCTGACTAGGTATACTCCAAAGGGAAAGGGCTTGGAGGTAATCGAAATACAACAAGAGTCTGTGCATTAGAAATTAAATAAATTTGTAGCTATGACAAGCAGATCCGAAAATAGTTTTAACAGCAATTTTAAGTTTCTTGAAGTTGACTTTTCATTGTTAGCCAATATCGGCACTTCTGCCGAATTTTACTGTTTTTCCGATCCAGCTGTTTCACTTGCAAAATCTCGTTTGTTCGGAGAGAAACTAACAGAACTCATGTTTGAATATCATGTTCTGATGTACCCAGAAAAAAATGATTTTAGCAATCGCTTAAGAGCTCTAAAATACAAAGACATATTACCACCTACAATTACCAATCTTCTCTATACAATAAAAGATAAGGGCAACCATGCTGTTCATAACAATACCGGTACAAAAGAAGAAGCCATAACAATATTATCCTGTACATTCAAAGTGGCTAAGTGGGTTCAGGGTGTTTATGGTAAATCGAAAATTGATTTAGAAAAAATATCATTTATTGAACCAGAAAATCACGATGTGAGGCATGCTTTACAATTGCTTTCAAAAGAATTTTATAAGCTAGAAAAGGAGTTTGCAGAGTTAAAATCAAAACACGAAACGGCAAAGAAGCAGCTTAGTGATGCAGAAACGAAAAAATTAAAGGAAAAAGCTGTTTTAATTGCTTCTAAAATAGAGCTCGACGAAAGCGAAACCCGCATTATAATTGATCGCCAACTAAAAGATGCCGGCTGGGAAGTGGATACTCAGATTTTGAATTTCAAGAAAAATAAAACTCTGCCAGAAAAAGGAAAAAACCTTGCTATAGCAGAATGGCCAGTTGGCAAACTTTGGGCTGACTATGCACTGTTTTGTGGCTTAGAATTTATCGGGATAATAGAAGCCAAAAAGAAGGGCAAAGATGTTATATCCGATCTTAGTCAGGCTCAAATATACTCTAAAAACGCTGAAAACAAACACACTGCTATTTTACTTGGGAAATGGGATGATTATAACGTTCCTTTTATGTTTTCTGCAAATGGTAGACCTTATCATCCTCAGCTTGAAATAAAATCGGGGATGTGGTTTCTCGATGGCCGCAAAAGCACAAACCATCCTAAAGTTCTGCGTAATTGGTTTTCGCCAAACGATCTAAAAGCATTATTTGAAAAAGACATAGATAAAGCCAACAGTGATTTAAAGGAAGAACCATTAGATTACCTGACTGATCCAAACGGATTGGCCCTTAGGTATTACCAGTTAGATGCTATTGAAGCTGTTGAAAATGCAATTGCAAATGCAGATAAATTTGACAACAGAGCTCTCGTTGCAATGGCAACAGGCACTGGGAAAACCAGAACAATTCTTGGTTTATGTTACCGCCTACTCAAAACACATCGATTTAAAAGAATACTTTTCTTGGTTGATAGAAACATTTTGGGACGCCAGGCTTCTGACCGGTTCAAAGATGTAATTATTGAAGATTTACAGGTGTTCTCCGATATATACGATCTTAAAGATTTAGAAGAAAGAAAACCTGATGTTGATACAAAAATACATTTTGCAACTGTTCAAGGGATGGTGCAACGAATATTTAATAGCGATGATGAAACACCTTCGATAGGCTCATATGATTGCATTATTGTGGATGAAGCTCACCGAGGATATATTCTCGACCGCGAAATTGATGAAACATTGATTGATTACAAAGATCAATTAGATTTCATGAGTAAATACAAAATGGTTCTTGATTATTTTGATGCTTTCAGAATTGGCTTGACTGCTACACCAGCGCTTCATACAACTGAGATTTTTGGAAATCCGGTGTATCGTTATACATACAGGGATGCGGTTTTAGACGATTATCTAGTAGATCATGAGCCTCCGTATACAATTAAGACCGAACTTAATCAGAAAGGAATTAAATGGGTGAAAGGTGAAAGGCCCACAGTGTATGTCCGGAAAACACAATCTGTAGAAGTCCTCGACGCACTGAAGGACGAACTTGGATTCGATGTAGAAGAATTCAATAAAAAGGTCATCACCGAGCCTTTTAATAAGGCAATTCTTGGAGAACTAGTGAATCATATTGATCCTGCATCGCAGCAAAAAA contains:
- a CDS encoding DNA-binding protein produces the protein MDVITIESEAFAAIVRRIDDIEQKILDIVKKAHNPLADRWLDNSEVCRVLSISKRLLQTYRDDKKIPFSQIHHKIYFKASDVQKFLTKNYKPLLGY
- a CDS encoding WYL domain-containing protein, coding for MATNKHATMRYLALDRCFSNFGRKYFVEDLIVACNDAIFEFAGISDGIKRRQVFDDITFMESDQGWAIPLERIKEGRRVYYRYSDKSFSITNQGINQSEAKQLSETLSILSRFKGMPQFDWIDEIQIRLVDTFKLSDHSKSVVAFEQNPFLKGLSHFSDLFNAIKNQKALEIEYQGFKQDSPVELVFHPWFLKEFNDRWFLFGLNDGYNSISNLAIDRIKSIKESKKTYIENLDIDFDDYFFDVIGVTVKENAKVEKIKIIVSDEVWPYIESKPLHGSQRIKRKTQSGVEIELTVQINHELNALLFSYMDAIEVLEPEPLRVLFKKRSEIIYNKYL
- a CDS encoding type I restriction-modification system endonuclease — its product is MTSRSENSFNSNFKFLEVDFSLLANIGTSAEFYCFSDPAVSLAKSRLFGEKLTELMFEYHVLMYPEKNDFSNRLRALKYKDILPPTITNLLYTIKDKGNHAVHNNTGTKEEAITILSCTFKVAKWVQGVYGKSKIDLEKISFIEPENHDVRHALQLLSKEFYKLEKEFAELKSKHETAKKQLSDAETKKLKEKAVLIASKIELDESETRIIIDRQLKDAGWEVDTQILNFKKNKTLPEKGKNLAIAEWPVGKLWADYALFCGLEFIGIIEAKKKGKDVISDLSQAQIYSKNAENKHTAILLGKWDDYNVPFMFSANGRPYHPQLEIKSGMWFLDGRKSTNHPKVLRNWFSPNDLKALFEKDIDKANSDLKEEPLDYLTDPNGLALRYYQLDAIEAVENAIANADKFDNRALVAMATGTGKTRTILGLCYRLLKTHRFKRILFLVDRNILGRQASDRFKDVIIEDLQVFSDIYDLKDLEERKPDVDTKIHFATVQGMVQRIFNSDDETPSIGSYDCIIVDEAHRGYILDREIDETLIDYKDQLDFMSKYKMVLDYFDAFRIGLTATPALHTTEIFGNPVYRYTYRDAVLDDYLVDHEPPYTIKTELNQKGIKWVKGERPTVYVRKTQSVEVLDALKDELGFDVEEFNKKVITEPFNKAILGELVNHIDPASQQKTLIYAASDNHADMVVDILIKEFEKGGIELENDAILKITGSVQKPTPQERVDLFRNERNPNIVVTVDLLTTGVDIPEICNLVFIRKVKSRILYEQMLGRATRKADHINKEVFKIFDAVDLYSTLEEFTTMKPVVTSVKTSLEGLVKEALIIKKKDVAKQVIDEIIARLNRRKNRIKDENLESFIKLSGGKTPEQFIKSLRKSSTAKAKSLINNHINLFRFLDKMVQEPELQFISEHPDQVQDVDRGYGEAKKPEDYIESFRKFITDNVNKVPALSVVCTKPKELSRQTLRELKRTLDSAGFTATTLNTAWKEARNEDIAADIISFVRTMALGSSLISHEERIKKAFQKIRGQHKWSVIQLKWLDRFEKQLLKENVLTKEDFNMQPFKADGGFDRINKIFNNELDTVLDMINQNLYQLTA